One stretch of Schlesneria sp. DSM 10557 DNA includes these proteins:
- a CDS encoding serine protease: MAARMARRLVVLLLVSFAYRADATEPIEELLEATFRVTDDDHSGTGFLIASSDTDPDRPRRVILATAAHVFEQMSGNECQIMLRTKAQEDSYLRSPHRLAIRNQGEPLWTRHPDVDIATLQFDLPEGVYAKPFSLEQIADASRVHDRTVRVAAETWIPCFPAKLEANEAGWPVLRRGSIASHPLSPVKSAKTLLVDYQAFGGDSGAPVVMVVDNRPLVVGVVHGMHRQTDRSVLPFEERTLHTPLGLSIVTQAAFLHETIELMQAR, from the coding sequence ATGGCTGCACGGATGGCACGACGGCTCGTGGTACTGCTCTTGGTCTCGTTCGCGTACAGAGCTGACGCCACGGAGCCGATTGAAGAGTTGCTGGAAGCAACGTTTCGGGTCACCGACGACGATCATTCCGGGACCGGCTTTCTGATTGCCTCAAGTGACACAGACCCTGATCGGCCCCGGCGAGTGATTCTTGCAACGGCGGCTCATGTCTTCGAGCAGATGTCGGGCAACGAATGCCAGATTATGTTGCGGACAAAAGCCCAGGAAGATTCCTATTTGCGAAGTCCCCATCGCCTGGCCATTCGGAACCAGGGAGAGCCGCTTTGGACTCGCCACCCCGACGTGGATATTGCCACCTTGCAGTTTGACTTGCCCGAAGGAGTCTATGCGAAGCCGTTTTCCCTCGAACAGATTGCCGATGCCTCGCGAGTCCACGATCGGACCGTGCGCGTCGCTGCAGAAACGTGGATTCCCTGTTTCCCTGCGAAACTGGAGGCGAATGAGGCGGGCTGGCCAGTCCTGCGTCGGGGCTCCATTGCCTCACATCCGCTCAGTCCTGTTAAATCGGCGAAGACTCTGCTCGTCGATTATCAGGCTTTCGGTGGTGACAGCGGGGCGCCCGTGGTGATGGTTGTCGACAACCGACCCCTGGTCGTGGGGGTCGTCCATGGCATGCACAGGCAGACGGATCGTTCAGTACTCCCTTTTGAAGAACGCACGCTTCACACGCCGCTGGGGCTGTCCATTGTGACGCAAGCGGCGTTTCTGCACGAGACGATCGAACTGATGCAAGCCAGGTGA
- a CDS encoding isocitrate/isopropylmalate dehydrogenase family protein, with the protein MHNVTLIPGDGVGPEIAEATRKCVEATGVKINWDVQDCGIEVIEKVGKVPDSVLASIRKNKVALKAPITTPIGKGFRSVNVFLRQELGLFACLRPCKSFPGVRTYFSDSNVDLVVVRENTEDLYAGVEFQSGLPATAELIQAINKATTGRKISTGLDTTGVSIKPISVEGTRNISKFAFDYAVKHNRKSVTSVCKANIMKFTDGLWYDESRAVAASFNAKFEQPELKSKSDPTLDGKVPDGSKVTYMERLIDNMCMQLVQKPELYDVILLPNLYGDILSDLCAGLVGGLGVAPGANYGADAAIFEATHGSAPKYKGQNKVNPTALILSAKLMLDHLGETKAADRLEKAVAQVIAEGKDVTYDLKASRTDPTAVGTSQMADAICRKIAELA; encoded by the coding sequence ATGCATAACGTCACTCTCATCCCAGGCGATGGTGTCGGTCCAGAAATTGCCGAAGCGACTCGCAAGTGTGTGGAAGCCACAGGCGTCAAGATCAACTGGGACGTGCAAGACTGTGGTATTGAAGTTATTGAAAAGGTCGGAAAAGTACCCGACTCGGTTCTCGCCTCAATTCGCAAGAATAAAGTCGCCCTGAAGGCGCCGATCACCACCCCCATCGGCAAGGGATTCCGTTCGGTTAACGTCTTCCTGCGTCAGGAACTGGGCCTGTTCGCCTGCCTGCGCCCCTGTAAAAGCTTCCCCGGTGTTCGCACCTACTTCAGTGATTCGAATGTCGACCTCGTCGTGGTCCGGGAAAACACCGAAGACCTTTACGCCGGCGTCGAATTTCAGTCTGGCCTTCCTGCTACCGCTGAATTGATTCAGGCAATCAACAAGGCCACGACGGGCCGCAAGATCAGCACCGGACTGGACACCACCGGTGTGAGCATCAAGCCGATCTCGGTCGAAGGCACCCGGAACATCTCGAAGTTCGCTTTCGACTACGCTGTCAAGCACAACCGCAAATCGGTCACCTCGGTTTGCAAAGCGAACATTATGAAGTTCACCGATGGCCTCTGGTACGATGAATCTCGTGCCGTTGCCGCATCGTTCAACGCCAAGTTCGAACAGCCAGAACTGAAGTCGAAGAGCGACCCAACCCTCGATGGCAAGGTTCCAGACGGTAGCAAGGTTACCTACATGGAGCGCCTGATCGACAACATGTGTATGCAGCTCGTGCAGAAGCCCGAACTCTACGACGTCATTCTGCTTCCCAACCTGTACGGCGACATCCTCAGCGACCTGTGTGCTGGTCTCGTCGGCGGTCTCGGCGTTGCCCCGGGTGCCAACTACGGTGCAGATGCGGCTATCTTCGAAGCAACCCACGGCAGTGCTCCCAAGTACAAGGGCCAGAACAAGGTCAATCCAACCGCCTTGATTTTGTCCGCCAAACTGATGCTCGATCACCTCGGAGAAACCAAGGCTGCCGACCGACTCGAAAAAGCCGTCGCCCAGGTCATCGCCGAAGGCAAGGACGTCACCTACGACCTCAAGGCAAGCCGGACCGATCCTACCGCCGTTGGCACCAGCCAGATGGCCGATGCGATCTGCCGGAAGATCGCTGAATTGGCCTGA
- the lpxK gene encoding tetraacyldisaccharide 4'-kinase, producing MDEAALHELLSGRRAGPGASLLRGGLTLASSAYSAVMTLRNTAYDQGWLKTHRVSVPVISLGNITTGGTGKTPTAAWLANWLRACGRRPGLLSRGYRALSPTDQSNTGEQPQCGNDEKLVLDRLCPEVPHLQQKDRVGSARRAVQEFGCDVLLLDDGFQHRRLDRDLDLVLIDALQPWGYGYPLPRGLLRERQTGLSRADLILITRANQCSKHDLATLRSELQRLCPGTACIDLAFKPTQAVDLHWQAHPLSTLKDKNCIAFCGIGNPKGFEQTVSSIEANCKQFHHFADHHHYSRNDLLELEQLAATVGADVVLTTQKDLVKIAADQWNGPPLLAIEIGLEFLAGQDLLETRLRQILHST from the coding sequence ATGGATGAAGCCGCGCTGCACGAATTGCTCTCCGGCCGCCGTGCTGGCCCTGGCGCCTCCCTCCTTCGGGGTGGATTAACACTCGCTTCATCGGCGTACTCCGCAGTGATGACCCTGCGTAATACAGCGTACGACCAAGGCTGGCTCAAGACCCATCGCGTCTCTGTCCCGGTCATCAGTCTGGGCAATATCACCACAGGCGGAACGGGAAAGACCCCCACCGCAGCCTGGCTTGCGAATTGGCTGCGTGCCTGCGGTCGTCGCCCGGGATTGCTCAGCCGTGGGTATCGTGCACTCAGCCCCACCGACCAAAGCAACACAGGCGAGCAGCCCCAGTGCGGGAATGATGAGAAACTTGTCCTCGACCGCCTTTGCCCGGAAGTCCCTCACCTACAGCAGAAGGACCGTGTGGGATCCGCCAGGCGAGCCGTTCAGGAATTCGGCTGTGACGTCCTCTTGCTTGACGACGGATTCCAGCACCGGCGGCTCGATCGCGACCTGGACCTCGTCCTCATCGATGCCCTGCAGCCTTGGGGCTACGGATATCCGTTACCCCGTGGACTCCTGCGAGAACGGCAAACCGGCTTATCACGAGCGGATTTGATCCTGATTACCAGAGCGAATCAGTGTTCGAAACACGATCTCGCAACTCTTCGATCCGAACTGCAGCGCCTGTGCCCCGGTACTGCTTGCATCGATCTGGCCTTCAAGCCAACGCAAGCGGTGGATCTCCACTGGCAGGCCCATCCGTTGAGCACACTTAAGGACAAGAACTGCATCGCATTTTGCGGGATTGGCAACCCAAAAGGGTTCGAGCAGACAGTCTCGTCGATTGAAGCAAACTGCAAACAGTTCCATCACTTCGCAGACCACCACCACTACTCGCGAAACGACCTCCTTGAACTCGAACAACTGGCGGCCACTGTCGGTGCAGATGTCGTGCTGACGACGCAGAAAGACCTTGTGAAGATTGCTGCGGACCAGTGGAACGGCCCCCCATTACTTGCCATCGAAATCGGACTAGAGTTTCTTGCTGGCCAGGACCTTCTGGAAACACGACTGCGGCAAATCCTCCACTCGACTTAA
- a CDS encoding molybdopterin-dependent oxidoreductase, whose translation MLSQLSRRDCLKWGSTGIGLYLIGPNSPQWLAAQQAPPDHQLIVRTETPLNAEPSLDKLLDHWITPTAAFFIRNHGTAPKIDAKGYKLTVEGLVEKPLTLGLSELTEQFGLHSVTATLTCSGNRRTEFNRVKKVPGVQWDAGAIGNAEWRGSRLSDVLKKAGIKPGAKHVWFEGLDEITEKGETFPFGGSIPLEKALADTPAAPGCLLATMMNGKPLTTEHGYPLRTIVPGFIGARSVKWLSKITVSDQPSPNHYLAHAYKVITEDTPAAVDAAPPIYEYPLNSIICSPAPNAMVSGERLTVRGVALSSGRTGTRIKTVEVSADGGTTWQSTKITSPIRDFCWLHWSVEVPLTPQTQSLLVRAVTTDDESQPQETPWNMKGYQYNGWHKVDLKVS comes from the coding sequence ATGCTGTCACAACTCAGTCGTCGCGATTGCCTGAAATGGGGAAGCACCGGCATCGGCCTGTACCTGATTGGACCCAACTCTCCGCAGTGGCTTGCGGCACAGCAGGCCCCTCCTGACCACCAGTTGATCGTCAGGACGGAAACGCCCCTCAATGCAGAGCCTTCACTGGATAAGTTGCTCGACCACTGGATCACCCCGACAGCGGCCTTCTTCATCCGCAACCACGGGACGGCCCCCAAAATCGATGCGAAGGGATACAAACTGACCGTCGAGGGACTTGTTGAGAAGCCTCTCACCCTCGGACTGTCGGAACTGACTGAACAATTTGGACTGCACTCGGTCACAGCGACACTGACTTGCTCGGGAAATCGGAGAACCGAGTTCAATCGAGTCAAGAAGGTTCCTGGCGTACAGTGGGATGCTGGTGCCATCGGCAACGCCGAATGGCGCGGATCACGCTTGTCAGACGTACTGAAAAAAGCAGGAATCAAGCCCGGAGCCAAACACGTCTGGTTCGAAGGCCTGGACGAGATCACCGAGAAGGGAGAGACCTTCCCATTCGGTGGCTCGATTCCTCTTGAGAAAGCTCTGGCAGACACACCCGCAGCTCCAGGCTGCCTGCTGGCCACAATGATGAACGGAAAGCCCCTCACCACCGAACACGGCTACCCGCTTCGCACAATTGTTCCGGGCTTTATTGGCGCCCGTAGCGTCAAATGGCTCTCCAAAATCACCGTTAGCGATCAGCCTTCGCCCAACCACTATCTGGCCCACGCGTACAAGGTGATCACGGAAGACACCCCCGCAGCAGTCGACGCGGCGCCTCCGATCTACGAATACCCGCTGAACTCGATCATCTGCTCTCCCGCTCCGAACGCGATGGTTTCAGGCGAGCGTCTGACCGTTCGCGGCGTTGCTCTCTCCAGCGGCCGTACCGGCACCCGGATTAAGACAGTTGAAGTTTCGGCAGACGGCGGTACCACCTGGCAGTCGACCAAGATCACCTCGCCCATCCGTGACTTCTGCTGGCTTCACTGGTCCGTCGAAGTTCCACTGACCCCACAGACGCAAAGCCTCCTCGTTCGTGCGGTAACGACTGACGACGAATCACAACCGCAGGAGACCCCCTGGAACATGAAAGGTTATCAGTACAACGGTTGGCACAAGGTCGACCTCAAAGTGAGCTGA
- a CDS encoding amidase, whose protein sequence is MRTRQTSAIELAEFYLDRLKQFGPRYNAIVRVTSELALAQARQADAEMQAGYDRGPMHGIPFGVKDLLATKGIPTTWGAAPLQNQVFDEDATVIVRLREAGAVLCAKLAMVELAGGFGYKQADATFSGPGLNPWDKSRWAGGSSSGSASAVGAGLVPFAIGSETLGSIVTPACYCGVAGLRPTYGRVSRHGAMALSWTLDKLGPLCRTSEDCGLVLDAIAGADPSDDTCIVSPWTFEHPQVKRSFRFAVLDVDPGEVQPEVFQNYEQSLKVLEKLGSVETIELPDLPYSIVASTIISSEMSAAFETFMAEGGSWELTAPEDRWGGFSNLLIPAKDYINAMRIRRQIQREINGVLANYDAIVTPTLNTEAGPIIQRFAEWSRGFVCSELGSAANLCGLPALTLPNGFGEDGLPTGIEFTGRALDENTILSIGCVYQEATDWHENFPSIAE, encoded by the coding sequence TTGAGGACCAGACAAACGTCAGCCATAGAGCTGGCCGAGTTTTATCTCGATCGCCTGAAGCAATTCGGACCGCGCTACAACGCCATCGTACGAGTGACGTCTGAGCTCGCCCTGGCACAGGCCCGACAGGCCGATGCAGAAATGCAGGCCGGTTATGACCGGGGTCCCATGCACGGCATCCCATTTGGTGTTAAAGATCTTCTGGCAACGAAGGGAATACCCACAACGTGGGGGGCAGCTCCTCTGCAGAACCAGGTATTCGATGAAGACGCCACAGTCATCGTCCGGCTGAGAGAAGCCGGCGCAGTGCTGTGCGCCAAGTTGGCGATGGTCGAACTGGCGGGGGGATTCGGCTACAAGCAGGCCGATGCCACATTCTCAGGACCGGGCCTGAACCCATGGGACAAATCACGGTGGGCGGGAGGATCCTCCTCGGGTTCCGCTTCAGCAGTAGGTGCCGGACTGGTCCCCTTTGCGATCGGCTCAGAAACTCTCGGGTCCATCGTGACTCCCGCATGCTATTGTGGTGTGGCGGGCTTAAGACCCACTTATGGACGCGTCAGCCGCCACGGAGCCATGGCACTTAGTTGGACCCTCGACAAGTTGGGGCCGCTTTGCCGCACTTCGGAAGATTGTGGTCTGGTTCTAGACGCGATTGCCGGTGCAGACCCGTCAGACGACACCTGCATAGTCTCTCCGTGGACCTTCGAGCATCCTCAGGTCAAACGCTCCTTTCGCTTTGCCGTGCTGGACGTCGATCCCGGCGAAGTCCAGCCAGAAGTATTCCAGAACTATGAACAATCACTGAAGGTCCTGGAAAAGCTCGGCTCGGTCGAGACAATTGAACTTCCCGATCTCCCCTACTCGATCGTCGCAAGCACGATTATTTCGAGTGAGATGTCTGCAGCGTTTGAAACCTTCATGGCCGAGGGAGGATCGTGGGAACTCACCGCGCCGGAAGATCGCTGGGGCGGCTTTTCTAACCTGCTTATCCCTGCAAAAGACTACATCAATGCAATGAGGATTCGACGGCAGATCCAGCGGGAGATCAATGGGGTCCTGGCAAATTATGATGCGATCGTCACCCCCACGCTGAACACGGAAGCAGGCCCGATCATTCAGCGTTTCGCTGAATGGTCACGTGGGTTCGTCTGCTCCGAACTGGGGAGTGCCGCGAACTTATGTGGTCTACCAGCCCTGACTCTCCCCAACGGATTTGGGGAGGACGGTTTGCCGACGGGAATTGAGTTCACCGGCCGGGCTCTCGACGAGAACACAATCCTGTCAATCGGCTGCGTCTATCAGGAGGCAACCGACTGGCACGAGAATTTTCCGAGCATCGCTGAATGA
- a CDS encoding ABC transporter permease translates to MTATQSKISNAATVQSKSQWALIWNEFKKRRLAVAAAALVLALITTSVFAPFLANARPIFYVGINRFEYQEAARTLRGAMSQQIEALAKDSALSIPDATIKTIALQMDLMESALSPEKSAELSELENKILNILRSSGMEGRSDALRQLQRELRSSFDASSVTLVSKSHWPVFASLNAADVGFQVANILFLLTPLWIWLLRRLVPVENDHIRRRVYSFLVMGLPLIAGMLWWWQVPYRVDRTEYKSGVLAADPDAAKAPVVYESVMWPPIAYGIDEYDLAGKSAAPAWYPAKWCPPGKDAASIKLASQWSGPHWLGTDASGRDVLCRMIWGGRVSLSVGLVAVAIYVTIGIIVGALAGYYRGWCDLLISRIIEVMICFPTFFLILTIVALVGQNIVNIMIVIGLTGWTGIARLVRGEFLRLVDQEFVVAGRALGYTPMRIIFRHVLPNAMAPVLVSATFGIAGAILTESGLSFLGLGISKPTPSWGGLLADGRDSLQHAPWLIHFPGLAIFLTITAYNLMGEALRDASDPRLRGSR, encoded by the coding sequence GTGACAGCTACTCAATCGAAGATATCGAACGCAGCGACGGTTCAGAGCAAAAGCCAGTGGGCATTGATCTGGAACGAATTTAAGAAACGTCGACTCGCAGTGGCCGCCGCAGCACTCGTTCTGGCATTAATTACGACCAGTGTTTTTGCTCCTTTCCTGGCGAACGCCCGACCGATTTTTTACGTCGGGATTAATCGGTTCGAATACCAGGAAGCGGCGAGGACACTTCGTGGTGCCATGTCGCAGCAGATTGAAGCCCTGGCGAAAGATTCGGCTCTTTCGATTCCTGATGCGACGATCAAGACGATCGCCTTGCAGATGGATCTCATGGAAAGTGCTCTGTCTCCGGAAAAGTCGGCTGAGCTCAGCGAGCTTGAGAACAAGATCCTCAATATCCTTCGCTCGTCCGGCATGGAGGGGAGAAGTGATGCTCTTAGACAACTGCAGCGAGAACTTCGTTCCAGCTTCGACGCCAGCAGCGTCACACTTGTCTCGAAGTCACACTGGCCTGTGTTTGCCTCGCTCAACGCCGCAGATGTTGGCTTTCAGGTTGCGAATATCCTGTTTCTACTCACGCCCTTGTGGATCTGGCTGCTCCGCAGGCTGGTTCCAGTCGAGAATGATCATATTCGTCGGAGGGTGTATTCCTTTCTCGTAATGGGGTTGCCTCTCATTGCGGGGATGTTGTGGTGGTGGCAGGTTCCTTATCGAGTTGATCGGACTGAGTATAAATCGGGAGTTCTGGCCGCGGATCCCGATGCTGCCAAAGCACCTGTGGTCTACGAATCTGTCATGTGGCCTCCGATTGCCTATGGCATTGATGAATATGACCTGGCCGGAAAATCAGCCGCACCGGCGTGGTACCCTGCTAAGTGGTGTCCGCCGGGGAAAGACGCCGCTTCGATTAAGCTGGCCTCGCAATGGAGTGGACCGCACTGGCTTGGTACCGATGCTTCCGGTCGTGACGTGCTTTGCAGAATGATCTGGGGAGGTCGAGTCAGTCTTTCCGTCGGACTGGTGGCCGTCGCTATCTACGTGACAATTGGAATCATCGTCGGTGCCCTGGCGGGGTACTACCGTGGATGGTGTGATCTTCTGATCTCCCGCATCATTGAGGTCATGATCTGCTTCCCCACGTTCTTCCTGATTCTGACGATCGTGGCTCTGGTCGGTCAGAACATCGTCAACATCATGATCGTTATTGGATTGACCGGTTGGACTGGTATTGCGAGGCTGGTGCGCGGTGAGTTTCTGCGACTGGTCGACCAGGAGTTCGTGGTCGCTGGCCGCGCACTAGGCTATACGCCGATGAGAATTATCTTCCGCCATGTCTTACCCAACGCCATGGCACCCGTACTGGTCTCTGCCACGTTCGGAATTGCTGGTGCAATCCTGACAGAAAGTGGTTTGTCGTTTCTGGGCTTGGGGATTTCCAAGCCAACGCCCTCCTGGGGGGGGTTGCTGGCAGATGGTCGTGATTCCCTGCAGCATGCTCCGTGGCTCATTCACTTTCCGGGACTGGCGATTTTCCTCACCATTACGGCTTATAACCTGATGGGAGAAGCACTTCGCGACGCTTCTGATCCGCGACTGCGAGGCTCTCGCTAA
- the ispF gene encoding 2-C-methyl-D-erythritol 2,4-cyclodiphosphate synthase, protein MFDCGFRVGLGHDRHRLVPGRRLILGGVVIDYEFGLDGHSDADVLLHALTDAVLGAVGLGDIGEWFPNTDAQWTNADSAIFLEQAVAAVRERGWEIGNVDCTIHAERPKLSSYKKAIAARIAELMKIDATQVNVKAKTGEKVGPIGRQEAIDADAVVLLARIRAAS, encoded by the coding sequence ATGTTTGATTGTGGATTTCGAGTGGGGCTGGGACACGACAGGCACCGACTCGTTCCTGGTCGTCGATTGATTCTTGGCGGAGTCGTAATTGACTACGAGTTCGGCCTGGACGGACACAGCGACGCCGATGTGCTACTGCACGCGCTGACAGATGCTGTGCTGGGGGCCGTCGGCCTGGGGGATATTGGTGAATGGTTTCCCAATACGGATGCCCAATGGACCAACGCGGATTCGGCCATTTTTCTGGAGCAAGCCGTAGCGGCCGTCCGCGAGCGAGGCTGGGAGATCGGCAACGTCGACTGCACGATTCACGCGGAGCGTCCGAAACTGTCGAGCTACAAAAAGGCAATCGCCGCCCGCATCGCTGAACTGATGAAGATCGATGCCACTCAGGTCAACGTGAAAGCCAAAACGGGCGAGAAGGTGGGGCCGATTGGACGGCAGGAGGCGATCGACGCTGACGCGGTTGTCTTACTTGCCAGAATCAGGGCCGCGTCCTGA
- a CDS encoding LysR family transcriptional regulator has protein sequence MDEWNFKSWSVLVLPVGGTFSPLRERLGFHARELTPIVVRKIAVLAGEARSYKRGVIALKEADVAVSTKTVERVVHDIGGELAARRDSDPKTDDALALKSDRPPELAIIECDGGRIRCRHPDRGPGVHPVGEGWRETKVACLIRAQHQTFEEDPQPEPPECFCDPHHVAKLAETEALPVAAPVPQDPPASPDATDKTLEEALTKQPIDWRPKRLVRTVLASMAEAKEFGKQMQREAKRRLFFDSQDKAFLGDGLPWNWSLWKERFSEFTPILDFIHALSYVFLAAKAVFPDSPANAWSQYLVWMRGCWQGEVNQVLEELRTWQQKFGQPPADAADQDPRKILARTITYLENNHARMKYDEYRRQGLPVTTAWMESLVKEMNYRVKGTEMWWNDPEGAEAILQIRAAGLSEDERLARHLDTRPGSPFTRPPKTPRVADKKIKS, from the coding sequence ATGGACGAGTGGAACTTCAAGAGTTGGTCGGTTCTTGTCCTGCCTGTCGGCGGGACTTTTTCCCCCTTACGTGAGCGATTGGGATTTCATGCACGCGAGTTGACTCCGATCGTCGTGCGGAAAATCGCCGTTCTTGCAGGGGAGGCACGTTCCTACAAACGAGGGGTCATCGCCCTGAAGGAAGCGGACGTTGCTGTCTCGACCAAGACGGTGGAACGGGTTGTTCACGACATCGGTGGCGAGTTGGCCGCACGCCGAGATTCTGATCCGAAAACGGATGATGCATTGGCATTGAAGAGTGACCGCCCTCCTGAATTGGCGATCATCGAGTGCGACGGTGGTCGGATTCGCTGTCGTCATCCGGACCGAGGACCCGGCGTGCATCCCGTTGGGGAGGGCTGGCGAGAGACGAAGGTCGCTTGCCTGATTCGAGCTCAGCACCAGACGTTTGAAGAGGATCCCCAACCCGAACCACCTGAGTGCTTCTGTGATCCACATCACGTCGCAAAACTGGCGGAAACCGAGGCCTTACCGGTGGCCGCGCCCGTTCCCCAAGATCCCCCAGCGAGTCCCGACGCCACCGACAAGACACTCGAAGAGGCCCTGACGAAACAACCCATTGACTGGCGTCCGAAGCGTCTGGTCCGCACCGTTCTGGCCAGCATGGCCGAGGCCAAAGAGTTTGGCAAACAGATGCAGCGAGAGGCAAAGCGACGCCTGTTTTTCGACTCGCAGGATAAAGCCTTTTTGGGAGATGGCCTCCCCTGGAACTGGTCTCTCTGGAAAGAACGGTTCTCCGAATTCACGCCGATCCTCGACTTTATCCATGCGCTCAGTTACGTCTTCCTGGCGGCAAAAGCCGTCTTTCCTGATAGCCCCGCGAACGCTTGGAGCCAATATCTGGTTTGGATGCGTGGCTGCTGGCAGGGCGAAGTGAATCAGGTGCTGGAGGAACTTCGAACATGGCAACAGAAATTCGGACAACCGCCAGCCGATGCCGCCGATCAAGACCCACGAAAGATTCTAGCGCGGACGATCACTTATCTTGAGAACAATCATGCCCGGATGAAGTATGACGAGTACCGCCGACAAGGCCTGCCGGTGACGACAGCTTGGATGGAATCGCTCGTTAAGGAAATGAACTATCGCGTCAAAGGAACCGAGATGTGGTGGAATGATCCCGAAGGAGCTGAAGCGATTCTTCAAATCCGCGCCGCCGGACTCTCCGAAGATGAACGACTCGCTCGACACCTTGATACGCGACCCGGATCGCCGTTCACCAGGCCGCCTAAAACTCCGAGAGTCGCAGACAAAAAAATCAAAAGCTGA